Proteins found in one Alteromonas macleodii genomic segment:
- the lolD gene encoding lipoprotein-releasing ABC transporter ATP-binding protein LolD produces the protein MQDVLNCSNINKTYQDGINATPVLHDVSLSIKAGEHVAILGSSGSGKSTLLHILGGLDKPSSGDVEFNGKSLGKLSGNALAKLRNDEMGFIYQFHHLLGEFTALENVAMPLRIRGLSTKAAHAKAQAMLEEVGLSHRLDHLPSTMSGGERQRVAIARALVTEPSVVLADEPTGNLDDSTGQQIYKLLKSLSEKKGTAFVVVTHDITLAAKMDRVLKIKDGRLASEALPAEGQDARP, from the coding sequence ATGCAGGACGTGCTAAATTGCAGCAATATAAATAAAACTTATCAAGATGGCATTAACGCCACCCCCGTATTACACGATGTTTCTCTTTCTATAAAAGCTGGTGAACACGTAGCCATTTTAGGCAGTTCTGGCTCGGGTAAAAGTACGCTTCTACATATACTCGGGGGATTAGATAAACCCTCCAGCGGCGACGTCGAATTTAATGGCAAATCTCTTGGCAAACTATCTGGTAATGCGCTAGCTAAACTTCGCAATGACGAAATGGGGTTTATTTACCAGTTTCATCACCTGCTTGGTGAGTTCACGGCCTTAGAGAACGTTGCGATGCCGCTTAGAATAAGAGGTCTATCCACAAAAGCGGCCCATGCTAAAGCCCAAGCTATGTTAGAAGAAGTAGGGCTCTCCCATCGATTAGATCATTTACCTTCAACTATGTCGGGAGGCGAGCGACAGCGTGTGGCAATAGCCCGTGCGTTGGTTACCGAACCTTCTGTGGTGCTAGCCGATGAACCTACAGGGAATTTGGATGATTCTACGGGACAACAAATCTATAAGCTTTTGAAAAGCTTAAGCGAGAAAAAGGGGACAGCCTTTGTCGTGGTTACCCACGACATTACTCTTGCTGCGAAAATGGATAGGGTACTCAAGATTAAAGACGGCCGGTTAGCTAGCGAAGCATTGCCTGCGGAGGGTCAAGATGCTCGCCCTTGA
- a CDS encoding lipoprotein-releasing ABC transporter permease subunit gives MLALELAKRFRKTRSEQRFISFISMSSTIGIGLGCFVLIVLLSVMNGFERELTSRILSVVPHGELYTKSESGIENLDAQLYRFSQDSRIASVTPYTGLTGMLQSKGELKAISVTGIPVNQVGDKYAERVASQDWLNFSKQSNGLLVGKGIMSSMALNVGDTVQLLIPQTTHDLTFKAPRSITLTIAGVLSVGGELDNQLGLMHLATASEAIGITSKAQGIQFTLNDPFSAYDTMRDIGYSYPQAVYMSDWTRTQGHLYNDIQLVRSVVYIALTLVIAVACFNIVSSLVMAVRDKQAAIAILKTMGATDRLIRNTFVLQGVINGFIGITVGVTLALLVAPNLSDIVRFIETLLGVEILSGDIYFIDFLPSSLHWEDVVVTIVVAMFLSVGATLYPAQKAAKVSPSSALH, from the coding sequence ATGCTCGCCCTTGAATTGGCCAAGAGATTTAGAAAAACACGTTCCGAACAGCGCTTTATTTCGTTTATATCAATGTCGTCGACTATTGGTATTGGGCTGGGGTGTTTTGTTCTTATCGTGCTTTTAAGTGTTATGAACGGTTTTGAAAGAGAGTTAACGAGTCGCATTTTAAGCGTGGTTCCACACGGTGAGCTATACACTAAAAGCGAAAGTGGAATAGAAAATTTAGATGCTCAGCTTTACCGTTTTTCACAAGACAGCCGTATTGCATCAGTAACCCCTTACACAGGGTTGACAGGAATGCTGCAGTCAAAAGGCGAGTTAAAGGCGATTAGCGTTACCGGTATCCCAGTAAATCAGGTTGGTGATAAATACGCTGAAAGAGTAGCTAGTCAAGATTGGCTAAACTTTTCTAAGCAATCTAATGGATTACTTGTTGGTAAAGGTATTATGTCTTCAATGGCGCTAAACGTAGGTGACACGGTTCAACTATTGATACCTCAAACCACCCATGATCTAACTTTTAAGGCGCCACGTTCTATTACGCTGACTATCGCAGGCGTGCTATCTGTTGGTGGAGAGTTAGACAATCAGCTTGGGTTAATGCATTTAGCAACTGCGTCGGAAGCTATTGGTATTACCTCTAAAGCCCAGGGTATTCAGTTTACCCTTAACGATCCTTTTTCAGCATACGATACCATGCGAGATATTGGCTATAGCTATCCTCAAGCTGTTTATATGTCTGACTGGACACGTACTCAAGGGCATTTATATAACGATATTCAGCTTGTAAGGTCCGTGGTTTATATTGCGCTTACGTTAGTGATTGCCGTAGCTTGCTTTAATATAGTGTCATCATTAGTTATGGCGGTAAGAGACAAACAGGCTGCTATTGCGATATTAAAAACAATGGGAGCTACTGACCGTCTAATCCGCAATACTTTCGTACTTCAGGGCGTTATTAACGGGTTTATCGGCATAACCGTTGGCGTTACACTTGCTTTACTAGTAGCACCAAATTTGTCAGATATTGTTCGCTTTATTGAAACATTGTTAGGTGTAGAAATTCTCTCTGGCGATATCTATTTTATTGATTTTCTACCTTCAAGCTTACATTGGGAGGATGTGGTAGTAACAATTGTTGTAGCCATGTTTTTAAGTGTCGGGGCTACGTTATATCCAGCGCAAAAAGCTGCGAAAGTGTCGCCATCTTCTGCGCTTCACTAG
- a CDS encoding dicarboxylate/amino acid:cation symporter — MSSSAHKYSLTARIFIGMAAGILTGVFLQLLFDDSGDFTFSVFGFELSTYNILVEGIFSTLGQIFIASLKMLVVPLVFVSLICGTSTLSDPSKLGRLGAKSVGLYVVTTAIAITLAMSIALVVSPGDGLNLTTETSFQAKEAPSLSDVIVNMFPSNPINSMAQGNMLQIIVFAVLFGIAMAMTGDAGKRLTAIFEDINTVIMRLVTIIMNLAPYGVYVLMAKLFSTIGGETILSLAKYFFLVFGVLILHGLVTYSVLLKVLAGLNPVILLKKMRDAALFAFSTSSSSATLPVTMETAKNKLGVGNSVSSFTLPLGATINMDGTAIMQGVATVFIAQVYAVDLSLGDYMMVVLTATLASIGTAGVPGVGLIMLAMVLQQVNLPVEGIALIIGVDRLLDMTRTAVNITGDCMVSCVVAKSEGALDERVYNDPRAGLKQEDVDFEHFEKNK, encoded by the coding sequence ATGTCTTCATCTGCACATAAGTATAGTTTAACCGCCCGCATATTTATCGGCATGGCTGCCGGTATCTTGACTGGTGTCTTTCTCCAATTATTGTTTGATGATAGCGGAGATTTTACTTTTTCGGTATTCGGTTTTGAGCTCTCAACGTATAACATTCTCGTAGAAGGTATATTTTCAACTCTCGGCCAAATATTTATTGCTAGCTTAAAGATGCTGGTGGTTCCCCTTGTTTTTGTTTCTCTTATTTGTGGAACTAGTACCTTATCAGACCCGAGCAAGTTGGGAAGACTGGGTGCAAAATCGGTAGGGTTATATGTTGTCACAACCGCAATCGCCATAACACTAGCCATGAGTATAGCTTTGGTGGTTTCTCCCGGTGACGGACTTAATTTAACCACGGAAACCTCGTTCCAAGCAAAAGAAGCGCCTAGCCTGTCAGACGTTATTGTGAATATGTTCCCTAGCAACCCTATAAACTCTATGGCACAGGGCAACATGCTTCAAATCATTGTTTTTGCTGTACTGTTCGGTATAGCAATGGCGATGACAGGTGATGCGGGCAAACGTCTTACCGCTATCTTTGAAGATATCAATACAGTAATCATGCGCTTAGTGACAATCATCATGAACTTAGCGCCATACGGTGTTTACGTACTGATGGCGAAGCTCTTCTCAACCATTGGCGGCGAAACCATATTGAGTTTGGCGAAGTACTTCTTTTTAGTATTTGGTGTTCTGATCCTTCACGGCCTAGTTACTTATTCTGTTTTACTTAAAGTTTTGGCAGGCTTAAACCCGGTCATTCTGTTGAAAAAAATGCGTGACGCAGCCCTTTTTGCTTTTAGTACGTCAAGTAGCAGTGCAACGTTGCCGGTTACCATGGAAACAGCAAAAAACAAACTTGGCGTAGGTAATTCAGTTTCGTCATTCACCCTGCCTTTAGGCGCAACAATTAACATGGACGGTACCGCCATCATGCAGGGTGTGGCGACGGTGTTTATCGCACAGGTTTACGCTGTCGACTTGAGCCTTGGCGACTATATGATGGTAGTGTTAACCGCCACGCTTGCTTCTATCGGAACCGCGGGTGTACCCGGCGTTGGCCTTATTATGCTGGCGATGGTTTTACAGCAGGTAAACTTACCCGTTGAGGGTATTGCACTTATTATCGGCGTAGACAGACTGCTCGATATGACCCGTACTGCGGTAAATATTACTGGTGACTGTATGGTGTCATGCGTTGTTGCTAAGAGCGAAGGCGCATTGGATGAGAGGGTTTACAACGACCCTAGAGCAGGTTTGAAACAAGAAGATGTGGATTTCGAACACTTCGAAAAGAACAAATAG
- a CDS encoding Ig-like domain-containing protein yields the protein MSTLARALSLISAIFMLTACGGGGSAVSRDNTDNGSGDDGTTTPTYSIALTLENESGTSDNNLSENNSLFAVATVTDDEGNPYSDALLTFTLSNEELAEFGNDTGTARTNSSGVARIRLNASTASGDGEITAALSSGETGSTTFSATAVSATEPTTISVALSLQNESGEADNNLSSSNALTAVATVTNSLGEPQADLLLTFSLSNDELATFSNDTATALTNAEGVATIAMSVGSASGDGEVTATLPTGETDSTTFSSEGSTTVSEEPASLELFASSIQLASSGNDEIELIALVKNEQSVLMEGVDVSFFAPASEGVEINLTQPVTQADGTARAIVSSQNNAENRVIKVMAQVGSLPNEEVEIEVKGTEVTANGPSSVILNKTAIYVLRVVDSDGNTIPNEEIIITPNTEGTFEQTELTTDANGQVEVVYNAIASGQDQFEIEALGASDIISIIVQEDNFDFTETPESEISLNTVTTLTGRWLKDNSPVANRRVLVTASRGQVDYTNSEDQTFETDANGVFTFSLSSNNAGFSSVTASGLDPSGESVEVVSTVDIEFIADEPFYINADATPDIVGPDGQSSRITAIVRDENDNLVKNQVVSFNVDDPSTGTISPSQAVTDSNGVASTVFTSGAVSSNESVVVTAQVVGTPEVQDQAILTVANRSFDISLGTGNQIEEADTSSYRKEFAVFVSDSAGQPVSDVNLTASIAPMRFPDLPGYIKGFRVWNGTVWTSDPSQGGRRFFCVNEDVNNNGILDVTSTTTEDRNGDNLLTPGIVGAISFVGESVSDENGQATLVLRYPQNYGGWLQVIITVNGQSTGSEAQASMEFLLETSADDLSDEAVPPPPNPFGVLEDCTSPD from the coding sequence ATGTCGACATTAGCGAGAGCGCTAAGCCTAATTAGCGCAATATTTATGCTAACAGCATGTGGTGGAGGCGGTTCTGCAGTCTCTCGGGATAACACGGATAATGGAAGCGGAGACGACGGTACTACCACACCTACCTATTCGATAGCTTTAACATTAGAAAATGAAAGTGGGACAAGCGACAACAACTTATCAGAAAACAATAGCTTGTTTGCAGTAGCAACGGTGACAGATGACGAAGGAAACCCGTACTCAGATGCACTGTTAACTTTCACGTTGAGCAACGAGGAACTTGCAGAGTTTGGCAACGACACCGGTACTGCGCGTACCAATTCAAGCGGTGTTGCCAGAATCCGCTTGAACGCCAGTACGGCTTCGGGTGATGGTGAAATCACCGCGGCATTAAGCAGTGGCGAAACAGGGAGTACCACGTTCTCTGCCACAGCGGTAAGTGCCACAGAACCTACTACTATTAGTGTTGCACTATCGTTGCAAAATGAAAGTGGAGAGGCCGATAATAACCTTTCTTCTAGCAATGCTTTAACGGCAGTGGCAACAGTAACTAATTCATTGGGTGAGCCTCAGGCCGATCTACTGCTTACCTTTTCATTAAGTAATGATGAGCTTGCTACCTTCTCAAACGATACGGCGACGGCATTAACAAATGCCGAAGGTGTTGCGACAATAGCCATGTCGGTTGGAAGCGCCTCTGGCGACGGCGAAGTAACGGCGACTCTACCTACTGGTGAGACAGACTCTACGACCTTTAGCTCTGAAGGTAGTACCACGGTAAGTGAAGAGCCTGCGTCGTTGGAGCTATTTGCCAGTAGCATTCAGTTGGCATCAAGTGGCAATGATGAAATTGAATTGATTGCCTTAGTTAAAAATGAACAAAGTGTGTTGATGGAAGGGGTTGACGTAAGCTTCTTTGCACCAGCATCGGAAGGTGTTGAAATTAATTTGACACAACCTGTAACGCAGGCCGATGGTACCGCAAGAGCAATTGTTTCATCTCAAAATAATGCTGAAAATCGTGTTATAAAAGTGATGGCTCAAGTAGGCTCTTTACCAAACGAAGAAGTTGAAATCGAAGTAAAAGGGACAGAAGTTACTGCTAACGGTCCCAGCTCTGTGATACTTAATAAAACAGCGATCTATGTATTAAGAGTGGTAGATTCAGATGGAAATACTATTCCAAACGAAGAGATAATAATAACACCAAACACAGAAGGCACGTTCGAGCAAACTGAATTGACTACAGATGCTAATGGTCAAGTTGAAGTTGTGTACAACGCAATTGCTTCCGGCCAGGATCAATTTGAAATTGAAGCACTTGGCGCTTCTGATATAATTTCTATTATCGTGCAGGAAGATAATTTTGATTTTACTGAAACACCAGAAAGTGAAATATCTTTAAACACAGTGACTACTCTTACAGGGCGTTGGTTGAAAGATAATAGCCCTGTTGCAAATAGGAGGGTACTTGTTACTGCCTCCAGAGGACAGGTAGATTACACCAATTCAGAAGACCAGACATTTGAGACCGATGCTAATGGTGTATTCACTTTCAGCTTGAGCTCTAACAATGCTGGTTTTTCGAGCGTTACGGCGTCTGGCTTAGACCCCTCGGGGGAGAGCGTAGAGGTTGTATCGACGGTAGACATAGAATTCATCGCAGATGAGCCGTTTTACATTAATGCTGATGCAACACCTGACATTGTAGGTCCAGATGGTCAAAGTAGTCGAATTACGGCAATAGTACGTGACGAAAACGATAATTTGGTTAAAAATCAAGTTGTATCATTTAACGTTGATGATCCCTCAACAGGTACCATTTCACCTTCACAAGCGGTAACCGACAGTAACGGTGTTGCGAGTACCGTGTTTACGTCAGGCGCAGTGTCTAGTAATGAATCTGTAGTTGTGACTGCTCAAGTGGTTGGTACACCTGAAGTGCAAGACCAAGCAATTTTAACGGTAGCTAATCGATCGTTTGATATTTCCCTTGGTACCGGCAATCAGATTGAAGAAGCCGACACTAGCTCATACCGTAAAGAATTTGCAGTATTTGTTTCTGATAGTGCTGGACAACCTGTTAGTGATGTTAATTTAACTGCTTCTATTGCACCAATGAGATTCCCCGATTTGCCTGGTTACATTAAAGGTTTCAGGGTATGGAATGGCACGGTGTGGACAAGCGATCCTTCTCAAGGCGGTAGACGGTTCTTTTGCGTGAACGAAGATGTAAACAATAACGGTATTCTTGATGTAACTAGTACAACAACTGAAGACCGCAATGGTGATAATCTACTTACACCGGGAATCGTTGGAGCTATTTCATTTGTAGGTGAATCTGTGTCTGATGAAAATGGACAAGCGACTTTGGTGCTCAGATACCCACAAAATTATGGTGGTTGGCTACAAGTTATTATCACTGTAAATGGTCAATCTACCGGCAGTGAAGCACAGGCGAGTATGGAGTTTCTATTAGAGACCTCCGCTGATGATTTGAGTGACGAAGCTGTGCCACCTCCGCCAAATCCATTTGGAGTTCTGGAAGACTGTACCTCACCTGATTGA
- the astB gene encoding N-succinylarginine dihydrolase, whose translation MKQFEVNFDGLVGPTHNYAGLSFGNVASLNNANAKSSPKQAAKQGLAKAKALADMGMVQGVLAPQERPDIAALRRLGFTGSDARVLESAAKQSREIFLACCSASSMWTANAATVSPSADTADGRVHFTPANLTNKFHRSLEPQVTGNILRGTFANEKHFAHHQHLPDNEHFGDEGAANHTRLCSNYGQAGVELFVYGRHAFDTSKPAPTKYPARQTLEACQAVARLHGLDDDGVVYMQQNPDVIDQGVFHNDVIAVGNQNVLFFHEQAFYKKEAGFKELQAKFGSEPLHFIEVPTSEVSVQDAVRTYLFNTQIITLPSGDMTIIAPTECQENEAVKRYLDKLVTLGTPIKSVNYFDVKQSMRNGGGPACLRLRVAMNDQELEAVNQNTLINDTQFTRLNAWVDKHYRDELSEDDLRDPQLLIESRTALDELTQILKIGSVYPFQN comes from the coding sequence ATGAAGCAGTTTGAAGTTAACTTTGATGGTCTTGTTGGACCTACACATAACTATGCCGGCTTATCGTTTGGCAATGTCGCTTCCCTGAACAATGCGAATGCAAAAAGCAGCCCTAAGCAGGCTGCAAAGCAGGGTCTTGCAAAAGCAAAAGCGTTGGCCGATATGGGAATGGTTCAAGGTGTGTTAGCGCCGCAAGAACGCCCTGATATCGCTGCACTCCGTCGGTTAGGTTTTACCGGCTCTGATGCTCGTGTGCTAGAAAGCGCTGCAAAGCAGTCTCGCGAGATTTTCCTAGCGTGTTGCTCTGCTAGTAGCATGTGGACCGCAAATGCCGCCACTGTGTCTCCTAGCGCCGATACTGCCGACGGTCGCGTGCACTTTACCCCTGCAAACCTAACAAACAAGTTTCATCGCTCATTAGAGCCTCAGGTAACAGGCAATATTTTGCGCGGCACATTTGCCAATGAAAAACACTTCGCCCATCACCAACACCTGCCAGATAACGAGCATTTTGGTGACGAAGGTGCAGCAAACCATACGCGGCTTTGCAGCAATTACGGGCAGGCTGGTGTGGAGCTGTTTGTTTATGGTCGCCATGCATTTGATACCAGCAAACCTGCGCCAACCAAATACCCGGCTCGCCAAACACTGGAAGCGTGCCAAGCCGTAGCGCGTTTGCATGGCTTAGACGACGATGGTGTGGTTTACATGCAACAAAACCCTGATGTTATCGACCAAGGTGTATTTCACAACGACGTGATTGCCGTAGGTAACCAAAACGTGTTGTTTTTCCACGAGCAAGCGTTTTATAAAAAAGAAGCGGGCTTTAAAGAGCTGCAAGCGAAATTTGGCAGCGAGCCACTTCACTTTATTGAAGTTCCAACCTCTGAAGTGTCTGTTCAGGACGCGGTTAGAACCTACTTGTTTAACACGCAAATTATAACGCTTCCTAGTGGTGATATGACCATTATCGCGCCAACTGAATGTCAGGAAAACGAAGCGGTTAAACGTTATTTAGACAAGCTAGTTACACTAGGTACGCCAATTAAGTCGGTTAACTATTTCGATGTTAAACAAAGTATGCGCAATGGCGGCGGCCCTGCTTGCTTACGCCTGCGTGTTGCAATGAACGACCAAGAGCTTGAAGCAGTAAATCAAAACACCTTAATCAACGATACACAGTTTACGCGCTTAAACGCGTGGGTCGATAAGCACTATCGCGATGAACTAAGCGAAGATGACTTGCGCGATCCTCAGCTACTAATTGAGTCGCGCACTGCTCTAGATGAGCTTACGCAGATTCTGAAGATTGGTTCGGTTTATCCGTTCCAAAATTAG
- the topA gene encoding type I DNA topoisomerase, producing the protein MAKSLVIVESPAKAKTINKYLGKDFIVKSSVGHVRDLPTKALGKVEPKKPAKELKTLGEEERQEYLRRHEYLKLVDRMGVDPEKDWKAHYQVLQGKEKVVNELKKLAKDADTIYLATDLDREGEAIAWHLQELLGKKDKTYQRVVFNEITKNAIQDAFSAPGELNISRVNAQQARRFLDRVVGFMVSPLLWKKIARGLSAGRVQSVAVRLVVEREREIKAFVPEEFWDVHADLTSQQKAALRMLVAKHQGSAFKPKNKAETDKALADLEGANYTVESRESKPTQSRPSAPFITSTLQQAASTRLGFGVKKTMMMAQRLYEAGYITYMRTDSTNLSQEAVESARAYISDNFGGKYLPDSPNRYGSKEGAQEAHEAIRPSNVNISAASLGDMERDAQRLYELIWRQFLACQMTPAKYDATTIKVAAGDYELTAKGRVLKFDGWTRVQPQLRKKGDEELMLPDVQKGDVLDLKALDPKQHFTKPVARFNEASLVKELEKRGIGRPSTYASIISTIQDRGYVRLENKRFYAEKMGEIVNDRLMENFDDLMSYDFTANMEQHLDDIAEGNKDWKDVLNEFYSGFYGKLLNAEKDPEEGGMRLNQAIPAGIECDKCGREMNVRTASTGVFLGCSGYNLPPKERCTNTMNLTPGDEVVKVDDEEELETEALRSKKRCPKCGTAMDSYLVDETRKLHVCGNTPTCDGTLVETGTFKIKGYDGPIIECDKCGSDMELKNGRFGKYFGCTNEECKNTRKLLRNGEAAPPKEDPVDLPELPCEKSDAHFMLRDGASGIFLAAHNFPKSRETRAPKVEELARFRDRISPKFYYLADAPKTDPDGNSAIVRYSRKTKQQYVMSENENGKATGWSAWYDNGKWQEQAAKKPAAKSKAKKK; encoded by the coding sequence ATGGCAAAATCACTGGTCATAGTCGAGTCACCAGCCAAAGCAAAAACGATAAATAAATATCTTGGCAAAGATTTTATCGTAAAAAGTTCGGTTGGCCATGTGCGAGATCTTCCAACGAAGGCGTTAGGCAAAGTAGAGCCTAAAAAACCGGCTAAAGAACTCAAAACTTTAGGCGAAGAAGAGCGTCAAGAATATCTTCGTCGTCACGAATACTTGAAACTTGTAGACAGAATGGGCGTTGATCCAGAAAAAGACTGGAAGGCTCACTATCAGGTGCTGCAGGGCAAAGAAAAGGTAGTCAACGAACTTAAAAAGCTCGCAAAAGACGCCGACACTATCTATCTCGCAACGGATTTGGACCGCGAGGGAGAGGCGATTGCGTGGCACTTACAAGAACTGTTAGGCAAAAAAGATAAGACGTATCAGCGCGTAGTCTTCAACGAAATTACTAAAAATGCGATTCAAGACGCGTTTTCAGCCCCGGGTGAGCTAAATATTTCTCGTGTTAATGCACAGCAAGCACGCCGTTTCCTAGACCGAGTTGTAGGCTTTATGGTGTCGCCTCTGCTATGGAAAAAGATTGCGCGCGGACTTTCAGCAGGGCGTGTTCAATCGGTAGCGGTTAGGCTTGTTGTCGAGCGAGAGCGCGAAATTAAAGCCTTCGTACCAGAAGAGTTCTGGGACGTTCACGCAGATTTGACCAGCCAGCAAAAAGCGGCGCTTCGCATGTTGGTTGCCAAGCATCAGGGCAGTGCGTTTAAGCCGAAAAACAAAGCGGAAACAGATAAAGCACTCGCTGACCTTGAAGGTGCGAACTATACGGTGGAAAGCCGTGAGTCGAAGCCAACGCAAAGTCGTCCTTCTGCGCCATTTATTACCTCTACGCTGCAACAAGCAGCGAGTACGCGTTTGGGCTTCGGTGTTAAGAAAACCATGATGATGGCCCAGCGTCTTTATGAAGCGGGTTACATCACCTATATGCGTACTGACTCGACCAATTTGAGTCAAGAAGCAGTAGAAAGTGCGCGCGCATATATCTCAGACAATTTTGGTGGCAAATACCTACCAGATTCGCCAAATCGCTATGGAAGCAAAGAAGGTGCGCAAGAAGCGCACGAAGCGATACGACCTTCAAATGTGAATATTAGTGCGGCGAGCTTAGGTGATATGGAGCGCGATGCACAGCGCCTTTATGAGCTTATTTGGCGCCAGTTTTTAGCGTGTCAAATGACACCGGCTAAGTACGATGCAACTACGATTAAAGTGGCAGCAGGGGACTACGAGCTCACAGCAAAAGGCCGTGTACTTAAGTTTGACGGTTGGACGCGTGTGCAGCCACAACTTCGCAAAAAAGGCGATGAAGAGCTTATGCTGCCTGATGTGCAAAAAGGCGATGTGCTTGACTTAAAAGCCCTTGATCCTAAGCAGCACTTCACTAAGCCTGTGGCGCGATTTAATGAAGCGTCTCTGGTAAAAGAGCTTGAAAAACGCGGCATTGGTCGTCCTTCAACCTATGCTAGCATCATTTCAACCATACAAGACCGCGGCTATGTGCGTTTAGAAAATAAACGTTTTTACGCCGAGAAAATGGGTGAAATAGTAAACGATCGCCTGATGGAAAACTTCGACGATCTAATGAGCTATGACTTCACGGCTAACATGGAGCAACATCTAGATGATATTGCTGAAGGCAATAAAGATTGGAAAGATGTTCTTAATGAGTTCTACAGTGGCTTCTATGGAAAACTGCTAAACGCCGAAAAAGACCCTGAAGAAGGCGGTATGCGCTTAAATCAGGCAATACCTGCGGGTATTGAATGCGACAAATGCGGCCGCGAAATGAATGTAAGAACCGCTTCAACCGGTGTATTCTTGGGCTGTTCAGGTTATAACTTACCGCCTAAAGAGCGCTGCACCAACACCATGAACCTAACGCCTGGTGACGAAGTGGTGAAGGTGGATGACGAAGAAGAGCTTGAAACAGAAGCGCTTCGCTCTAAAAAGCGTTGTCCTAAGTGCGGCACTGCCATGGACAGCTACTTGGTAGACGAGACCCGTAAGCTTCACGTCTGTGGTAATACACCTACCTGTGATGGCACCTTGGTTGAGACGGGCACATTTAAAATTAAAGGCTACGACGGTCCTATTATCGAATGCGATAAATGTGGCAGCGATATGGAGCTTAAGAACGGTCGTTTTGGTAAATACTTCGGCTGTACTAATGAAGAATGTAAAAATACCCGTAAGCTGCTAAGAAACGGGGAAGCCGCACCACCGAAAGAAGACCCGGTCGATCTGCCGGAACTTCCATGTGAAAAGTCAGACGCGCACTTCATGCTACGCGATGGGGCGTCGGGCATCTTCTTGGCAGCGCATAACTTCCCTAAATCTCGTGAGACTCGTGCGCCGAAAGTGGAAGAACTTGCCCGCTTTAGAGACAGAATTTCGCCGAAATTCTATTATCTTGCTGATGCGCCAAAAACAGACCCTGATGGTAATTCTGCGATAGTTCGCTACAGCAGAAAGACCAAACAGCAGTATGTGATGTCCGAAAATGAAAACGGAAAAGCGACGGGTTGGTCGGCATGGTACGACAACGGTAAATGGCAGGAGCAAGCAGCGAAAAAGCCTGCGGCCAAGTCAAAAGCCAAGAAAAAGTAA